In the genome of Chrysemys picta bellii isolate R12L10 chromosome 19, ASM1138683v2, whole genome shotgun sequence, one region contains:
- the LOC135976656 gene encoding fibrinogen-like protein 1-like protein, translated as MAARCPRLLLLAGLLALSAPVLTLEIHNLNILKGSTHAIRNIHPKHLKADQGKGSLRHSRASDPQLPEAHVWPKDCSEITWNRVSGVFVIQPTGFHQIVVYCDLNSTSEGWTVLQRNRRDTQITWAESWSTYKYGFGNVQDDYWLGTEYIYRIAKQKVYQVRFVIHDSSGTMKYADYNLFGLEDESKGYRLRLGSYTGTAGDAMTSNNPSTVHDNMKFSAKDLDQDTSSGNCASSYEGGWWYSACHSVRLNVKGSITWGSFCSGNCQASAILIKPASYC; from the exons atgg CTGCCCGGTGCCCTCGTCTCCTGCTCCTCGCCGGCCTGCTGGCCCTGTCAGCCCCAGTTCTCACCCTGGAAATACACAACCTGAACATCTTAAAGGGATCCACCCATGCAATCCGGAACATCCACCCAAAGCACCTGAAGGCAG ATCAGGGGAAAGGGAGCCTGCGGCACAGCCGAGCCAGTGACCCACAGTTACCAGAGGCCCACG TCTGGCCCAAGGACTGCAGCGAGATAACCTGGAACAGGGTCAGTGGCGTCTTTGTCATCCAGCCCACAGGATTCCACCAGATTGTCGTTTACTGTGACTTGAACAGCACCAGTGAGGGCTGGACGGTCCTCCAGCGGAACCGGCGCGACACACAGATCACCTGGgctgagtcctggagcacctacaagtacggctttggcaACGTGCAGGATGACTACTGGCTGGGGACGGAGTACATCTATCGGATCGCCAAGCAGAAGGTCTACCAGGTCAGGTTTGTCATCCACGATTCATCCGGCACCATGAAATACGCAGACTACAACCTCTTCGGTCTGGAAGACGAGTCCAAAGGCTACAGGCTGAGGCTGGGCTCTTACACTGGGACTGCAGGGGATGCCATGACTTCAAACAATCCTAGCACCGTGCATGACAACATGAAGTTCTCTGCTAAAGACCTGGATCAGGACACTTCCAGTGGGAACTGTGCATCTAGCTATGAGGGGGGCTGGTGGTACTCGGCTTGTCATTCTGTTCGACTGAACGTCAAAGGGAGCATCACTTGGGGTAGTTTCTGTAGTGGGAACTGCCAAGCCTCCGCCATCCTCATCAAACCAGCGTCCTACTGTTag